The Ramlibacter algicola genome segment CCGGTGTGCGTCGTCGTGATGAACAACAACGGCATCTACAAGGGCACCGACGTCAACCCGCTGGGCGATGCAATGGCCCCCACGCAGTTCGTGAAGAACGCGCGCTACGATCTGATGATGGAAGCGTTCGGCGGCGTCGGCGTGACGGCGAAGACGCCGGAAGAGCTGAAGAAGGCGCTCGACGAAGCCGTGGCATCGCGCAAGCCGACGTTGATCAACGCGATGATCGACGAGAACGCCGGCACCGAGAGCGGCCGCATCACCAGCCTGAACCCGACCCTGGCCAAGAAGAAGGCGGCCTGAGGGCCGACCGCAGTTTTTTCAACTTCGAGAGAGCACAAAGCAAATGAGCAAGGCACTTGATGGCGTCAAGATCCTCGACTTCACGCACGTCCAGTCCGGCCCGACCTGCACCCAGCTGCTGGCCTGGTTCGGCGCCGACGTGATCAAGGTCGAGAAGGCGGGCGAGGGCGACGCCACGCGCGGGCAGCTGCGCGACATCGACGGCGTGGACAGCCTCTACTTCACGATGCTGAACCACAACAAGCGGTCGATCACGATCAACACTAAGGATCCGAAAGGCAAGGAGATCCTGACGCGCCTGATCAAGGAATGCGACGTGCTGGTGGAGAACTTCGCCCCCGGCGCGCTCGACCGCATGGGCTTCTCCTGGGAGAACATCCAGAAGATCAACCCGCGCATGATCATGGCGTCGGTCAAGGGCTTCGGCCCCGGCCCGTACGAAGACTGCAAGGTGTACGAGAACGTGGCCCAGTGCGCCGGCGGCGCCGCGTCCACCACCGGCTTCGACGACGGCCCGCCGCTGGTCACCGGCGCGCAGATCGGCGACTCGGGCACCGGCCTGCACCTGGCGCTGGGCATCGTCACCGCGCTGTTCCAGCGCGAGAAGACCGGCCGCGGCCAGAAGGTGCTGGCGGCCATGCAGGACGCCGTGCTGAACCTGTGCCGCGTCAAGCTGCGCGACCAGCAGCGCCTGGACCGCACCAAGGTGTTGCAGGAGTACCCGCAGTACCCCGACAAGGAATTCCAGGAAGCCGTGCCGCGCGCGGGCAACGCCTCGGGCGGCGGCCAGCCGGGCTGGATCCTGAAGTGCAAGGGCTGGCAGCACGACCCCAACGCCTACATCTACTTCATCACCCAGGCGCCGGTCTGGGAATCGATCTGCAAGGTGATCGGCGAGGAGACCTGGATCACCGACCCGAGCTACTCCACGCCCAAGGCCCGCCTGCCGCACCTGAAGACCATCTTCTCGCGCATCGAGGAGTGGACCAAGACGAAGACGAAGTTCGAGGCGATGGAGATCCTGAACAAGTACGACATCCCCTGCGGCCCGATCCTGTCGATGAAGGAAATCGCCGAGGAGCCGTCGCTGCGCGCCACCGGCACGGTGGTGGAAGTCGACCATCCGAAGCGCGGCAAGTACCTGACCGTCGGCAACCCGATCAAGCTGTCCGACAGCGTCACCGAGGTCACCCGCTCGCCGCTGCTGGGCGAACACACCGAGGAAGTGCTGGCGCAGCTGGGTTACAGCTCGTCCGACATCGCCGCGCTGCGCGAATCCAAAGTCATCTAACAGCCCGGAACGCAGAAATCGCAGAACAAGCGCAGAAATCGCAGAAGAGATCCAGCAATCTTTCTGTGACTTCTGCGCGTCTTCTGTCTTCCTTCTGCGTTAGGGAGTTCTGAATTCTGAATTTCACCGTCCCGACAAGGAGACAAGCATGGACAAGAACAAGGTTCGCCAGATCCTCGACGCCGTCAAGAAGGAAGGCCGAGATTCGCTGACCGCGCCGGAAGGCAAGTTGATCTGCGATGCGTACGGCATCAGCGTGCCGCAGGAAGGCGTCGCCTCCAGCGCGGCCGACGCGTCGAAGATGGCGTCGTCGATGGGCTTTCCCGTCGTCATGAAGATCGTCTCGCCGGACATCCTGCACAAGACCGAAGCGGGCGGCGTGGTGGTGGGCGTCAAGAGCGCCGATGAAGCCACCAAGGCCTACGAGCAGATCATCGCCAACGCCAGGAAGTACAAGGCCGACGCGAAGATCGTCGGCGTGCAGGTGCAGCAGATGATCAAGGGCGGCACCGAAGTGCTGGTCGGCACCATGTCCGACGACAGCTTCGGCAAGCTGGTGGCCTTCGGCATGGGCGGCGTGCTGGTCGAGGTGCTCAAGGACGTCACGTTCCGCCTGGCGCCGGCGACCCAGCAGGACGCCGAGTCCATGCTCGACGGCATCCAGGCCGCCGAGATCCTCAAGGGTGTGCGCGGCGCCAAGGGCGTCAACCGCGAAGCGCTGACGAACCTGATCGTGCGCGTCAGCCAGCTGGTCACCGACTTCCCCGAAATCGCCGAGATGGACCTGAACCCGGTGTTCGCGTCCCCCGAAGGCGCCATCGCGGCGGACGTGCGCATCGTCGTCAACTTCACGCCCAAGCCCGCGCGCTACCGCCCGGACGAGAAGGACGTGGTCACGTCGATGAACCGCATCATGAAGCCCAAGGCGGTGGCGGTGATCGGCGCTTCCAACGAGGCCGGCAAGATCGGCAACTCGGTGATGAAGAACCTGATCAACGGCGGCTACAAGGGCAAGATCTATCCGATCAACCCGAAGGACGCCGAAGTGATGGGCGTCAAGGCGTTCAAGAGCGTCAAGGACGTGCCCGACGAGATCGACACCGCTGTGTTCGCGGTGCCCGCCAAGTTCGTCGCCAGCGCGCTGAAGGAATGCGGCGAGAAGAAGATCGCCGGCGCGATCCTGATCCCCTCGGGCTTCGGCGAGACCGGCAACATCGAAGGCCAGGAGGAGCTGCAGCGCATCGGGCGCGAGTACAACATCCGCCTGATGGGGCCGAACATCTACGGCTTCTACTACACGCCCTCGAACCTGTGCGCCACGTTCTGCACCGCCTATGACGTGAAGGGTTCCACGGCCCTGTCGTCGCAGTCCGGCGGCATCGGCATGGCCATCATCGGCTTCTCGCGCAGCGCCAAGATGGGCGTGTCGGCGATCGTGGGCCTCGGCAACAAGTCGGACATCGACGAGGACGACCTGCTGCTGTTCTTCGAGCAGGACGAGAACACCAAGGTGATCGCCCAGCACGCGGAAGACCTGAAGGACGGCCGCGCGTTCGCCGAAGTCGCCAAGCGCGTCTCGAAGAAGAAGCCGGTGATCATGCTCAAGGCGGGCCGCACCGCCATGGGCGCCGCGGCCGCCGCGTCGCACACCGGCGCGGTCGCCGGCACCGACAAGATCTACGAGGACGTGCTCAAGCAAGCCGGCGTCATCCGCGCCCGCAGCCTGCGCCAGATGCTCGAGCTGTCGCGCGGCGTGCCGATCCTGCCGACCCCCAAGGGCGAGAACGTGGTGATCATCACCGGCGCCGGCGGCTCCGGCGTGCTGCTGTCCGACGCCTGCGTCGACAACGGCCTGAAGCTGCTCAAGCCGATGCCCGACGACCTGGACGCGGCCTTCCGCAAGTTCATCCCGCCGTTCGGCGCGGCCGGCAACCCCGTGGACATCACCGGCGGCGAGCCGCCCATCACGTACGTCAACACGGTGAAGCTCGGCCTGGAAGACGACCGCGTGCACGCGCTGATCCTGGGTTATTGGCACACCATCGTGACGCCGCCCATGGTGTTCGCGAAGAACATGGTGCAGGTGGTCAACGAGATGAAGGCCAAGGGCAAGGTCAAGCCCGTGGTGGCTTCGCTCGCCGGCGACGTCGAAGTGGAAGAGGCCGCGCAGTACCTGTACGAGAACGGCA includes the following:
- a CDS encoding acetate--CoA ligase family protein, which encodes MDKNKVRQILDAVKKEGRDSLTAPEGKLICDAYGISVPQEGVASSAADASKMASSMGFPVVMKIVSPDILHKTEAGGVVVGVKSADEATKAYEQIIANARKYKADAKIVGVQVQQMIKGGTEVLVGTMSDDSFGKLVAFGMGGVLVEVLKDVTFRLAPATQQDAESMLDGIQAAEILKGVRGAKGVNREALTNLIVRVSQLVTDFPEIAEMDLNPVFASPEGAIAADVRIVVNFTPKPARYRPDEKDVVTSMNRIMKPKAVAVIGASNEAGKIGNSVMKNLINGGYKGKIYPINPKDAEVMGVKAFKSVKDVPDEIDTAVFAVPAKFVASALKECGEKKIAGAILIPSGFGETGNIEGQEELQRIGREYNIRLMGPNIYGFYYTPSNLCATFCTAYDVKGSTALSSQSGGIGMAIIGFSRSAKMGVSAIVGLGNKSDIDEDDLLLFFEQDENTKVIAQHAEDLKDGRAFAEVAKRVSKKKPVIMLKAGRTAMGAAAAASHTGAVAGTDKIYEDVLKQAGVIRARSLRQMLELSRGVPILPTPKGENVVIITGAGGSGVLLSDACVDNGLKLLKPMPDDLDAAFRKFIPPFGAAGNPVDITGGEPPITYVNTVKLGLEDDRVHALILGYWHTIVTPPMVFAKNMVQVVNEMKAKGKVKPVVASLAGDVEVEEAAQYLYENGIPAYAYSTELPVEVLGAKYQWARAAGLL
- the frc gene encoding formyl-CoA transferase gives rise to the protein MSKALDGVKILDFTHVQSGPTCTQLLAWFGADVIKVEKAGEGDATRGQLRDIDGVDSLYFTMLNHNKRSITINTKDPKGKEILTRLIKECDVLVENFAPGALDRMGFSWENIQKINPRMIMASVKGFGPGPYEDCKVYENVAQCAGGAASTTGFDDGPPLVTGAQIGDSGTGLHLALGIVTALFQREKTGRGQKVLAAMQDAVLNLCRVKLRDQQRLDRTKVLQEYPQYPDKEFQEAVPRAGNASGGGQPGWILKCKGWQHDPNAYIYFITQAPVWESICKVIGEETWITDPSYSTPKARLPHLKTIFSRIEEWTKTKTKFEAMEILNKYDIPCGPILSMKEIAEEPSLRATGTVVEVDHPKRGKYLTVGNPIKLSDSVTEVTRSPLLGEHTEEVLAQLGYSSSDIAALRESKVI